One Candidatus Limnocylindrales bacterium genomic window, TGGATTCCATGGAGTTAGGTCCAAGTTGCTCAGTTGCGACTTGGAGTCGGAGTGTAAGGTTTTGCAGGTCCCGGAGTCAAACGCGCGAGCAGCGGCGACGACAGCGATTGTGCGTGCAATCGCCGCTCACGCGGCCTGCGACAGATCGACCGAGACCATCCGCGAGACTCCCGGCTCGGGCATCGTGACGCCGTAGAGCGTGTCGCACACTTCCATCGTGCGCTTGTTGTGCGTGATGAGCAGGAACTGGGAACGGTCGCTCATCTCCGCCACCATTCTCGTGAAGCGGCCGATGTTGGCCTCATCGAGCGGCGCATCGACCTCGTCGAGCACGCAGAACGGGCTCGGCTTGAACAGGAACAGTGCGAAGATGAGGCTGATCGCCGTCAGGGCCTTCTCGCCGCCCGAGAGCAGGTCCAGATTGCCCAATCTCTTTCCCGGCGGTTGTACGAAGATCTCCACGCCCGTCTCGAGCAGGTTTTCCGGATCGGTGAGCGCCAGCGAAGCCTTGCCGCCATGGAACAGCTTGGGGAACGTCACCTGGAAGATCTTGTTGACCTCTTCGAAGCACTCCTGGAAGCGCTTGCGCGAGAGACGATTGAGGCGCGCGATGGTGCCGCGCAGATCCTCGATGCTGCGTTCGAGATCGTCACGCTGTCTGGTCAGCTCGGCCAGGCGGGTCTCGATCTCCTCCAGCTCAATGACGGCTCCGAGATTGACGGTGCCGAGGCGGCGGATCTTGCCGCGCACCGCCTCGAGGTCGGCGGCCAGCGCAGCCGGCTCCGCCTCTGCAGGCGCTACCCGCAGCAGTTCCTCGGCATGTATGCCGAGACGCTCGTTGGCGCTCTCGAGCAAGGCCGAGCGTTCGAGCTCCATTTCCTTGCGGCGGAGCTCGAAGCGGCCAAGCTCGGCGCGCACGGCTTCGAGCCGGCGGGCGGTCGCGTCCCAGCGCGCGTCGATCTCGGCCATTGCTGCGCGTAGGGCGGCGCCACGCTGCTCGCACGCCGCAAGCTGCTCGGTGGTTTCCGCTGCCCTGCCTTGAAGGGCCTCGAGATCGAGACCACGGTCCCGCAGCCGCTCAGCGATGGATGCGATTTCACGGGTCTCCCGCTCCAGGCGGCGCAGCAGGGCGTCGCGGCGGCCTGTGGCATCCTCGAGCGCCCGCATAAGAGACGAGGCGCTCGCCGTGACGCCCTCGAGGCGCTGGCGAAGCTGGGCCTCGCGCACACGGGCAGCTTCGAGCTCTGAAAGCAGCTCACGGCGTTCCGCCTCCAAAGCCTTTCCTCGCGAGTCGAAAAGCTGTCGCTGCTCCTCCAGCGCGGCCGCCTCCTCCTCGCGCCGCCGGAGCTCCGCCTCCGCGTCGCGCAGGCGCGAGCGGGCCGCGGAAAGCTCGCGCGCCGCCGCGTCCAGCTCGGATTGGACTGCGCGTCCGCGCTCCTCGGTACGGGCCGTATTCTGCTCGTGCAGCTGCTTCTCGCCCGCCAGACGCACGCGCTCGACGGTCAACCGGTGCAGCTCCCGGTCGAGCTCGGAAAGTCGGCCGTCGGTGCGCGAAGCCGCCTCCCCCGCGGCATGCAAGGCTTCGGCGGCCAAGCGCGAATTGTGCCTGGCGACCTCGAGCGCCTCCTGCGTCGTGCGCAGCTCGCTGTTGCGCAGCAGCAGTCCTTCATCCAAGGGATTCTCGCTGCCGCCGGTGACGACTCCCGAGTATTCGACGACTTCGCCTTCCCGGGTGACGAACGTGGCCTGCGTCCCGTTGCGCACCCAGAGCGCGCGGGCGTCCTCGAGACTGTCGACGACCACCACACCCTGCAGCAAAGGCTGAAGAACGGGCTCGAACCCCTCCTCGATGCGCACGTGCTCGATCAGGCGCGCCGCATCCTCCGGCACGCTGCGGGCCGCATCGTGACGCAGCGAGACCGGCAGAAAACTGGCACGGCCGGCGCCGCTCTCGCGCAGATACCGCGCACCTTCGACCGCCGCATCGGTGCTCGGGACCACGATGTACTGCAGCCGCTCGCCCAGAACGGCCGCCACGGCGCGCTCGTACCCCGAGTCGATCTGGATGACGTCGGCGACGACGGCCTTGGCACCGGCGCGTTCGCGTCCGCCATTGGACATGAAGGCGCGGACACCATCGTTGTAGCCGGCGAAGCTGCGGTGCAGCTCCTCCAGTGACTCCAGGCGCGACCGCAATGAGGCGGTCTCCTCCCGCCAGCGATCCGCCTCTGCCTGAGCAGCCGCCCGCGCGCCAAGCGCGCGCTGCAGGTCAGCCGCAGCCTGGCCCTTATCGCCCTCGGCGGTGCCGACAGCGGCCAGAACCCCGTCCAGCTCGCGCTGGCAGTTGGCGAGGTCGGTCGCGAGCCTGGACCGTACAGCGGCAAGGGCTTCGCCCTCGGTCTTCAAGCGTTGGATGCGATCTTCGGCGGCGGTAATCTGCCGCTCCAGCGCCGCCCGCTCATTGCGCAGACCAGCGCCGGCACCGAGCGACTCGATCAGTCGCGTCCGCGTGGCGTCGGTCTCGGTCGACCAATCGAAATAGCGCTGGTCGCAGTCGCGAACCCTGGCGGCGATCTCCTGGCACACCTGCGACGCGGCCTCGCAGCCGGAGGCGAGTCCGGCGCGTTCTTCGGCGGCCGCCGAGGCCTCGTGCTGAAGAGCGGCATGCTGGTCTTCGAGACGTGCAAGGTCCGCCCGCGCCTCCTCGACGACGCTGTGGAGCTCGGACTGGCGCTCGCTCAGATGCCGTCGTTGCTGCTCGGCCTCGCCGAGGCGAGAGCGGGCGTCGAAGACGGCGCGGCGCGCAGCCTCGAGCGCCGCTTCGGCTTCGCGCGCGTTTGCCCGCGCCACGTCGCGCTCGGCCGCCAGGTCCTGGCCGCGCAAGCGCAGCGCGTGGTCGCGGCCACGGCGATCGGCCACCTGGCGCCAGGCTTCGGTCAGCTGCTCTTCGGTTGCGCGCAGGCGCATCGACGTCAGCTGCCGGTCCAGGGCGTCCTCCTGCGCCTTGAGCTCCTGATACTGTACGGCCCCGCGCGCCTGACGGCGCAGCGAGCCGGCCTGCCGCTCCAGCTCGCGCACCACGTCGCTGACCCGCAGCAGGTTGTCCCGCGTCCGCTCGATCTTGCGCTCGGCCGCCACCTTTCGGCTGCGGTACAGCGTGGTGCCCGCCGCCTCCTCGATGAAGAGGCGCAAATCGTCGGGCTTTGCATTGACGATCTGCCCGACGCGGCCCTGCTCGACGATGGAGTAGGCCTTGGTACCGACACCGGTGCCGAGGAACAGCTCGGTAATGTCGCGCAGGCGGCACGGCCGGCCGTTGATCTGGTATTCCGACTCGCCGGAGCGGTACAGCCGTCGCGTCACCTGCAGCTCCGGCACCTTGCGCAGCAGGCGGACGACCTCGCTCTCTTCTTCCTCGGGGTCGGGCGGCGAAAAGTCGGTGCCGTTCTCGTTATCGAGGACGATGGTGACTTCGGCCATCCCGAGCGGGCCGTGCGCCTGGTTTCCCGCGAAGATCACGTCTTCCATGCTGCGCCCGCGCAGGTGGCGCGCGCTCTGCTCGCCGAGCACCCAGCGCAGGGCGTCGACGATGTTGGATTTTCCGCAGCCGTTGGGACCGACGATGCCGGTGATGCCGA contains:
- the smc gene encoding chromosome segregation protein SMC gives rise to the protein MRIKRLELVGFKSSKDRTVLDFPIGITGIVGPNGCGKSNIVDALRWVLGEQSARHLRGRSMEDVIFAGNQAHGPLGMAEVTIVLDNENGTDFSPPDPEEEESEVVRLLRKVPELQVTRRLYRSGESEYQINGRPCRLRDITELFLGTGVGTKAYSIVEQGRVGQIVNAKPDDLRLFIEEAAGTTLYRSRKVAAERKIERTRDNLLRVSDVVRELERQAGSLRRQARGAVQYQELKAQEDALDRQLTSMRLRATEEQLTEAWRQVADRRGRDHALRLRGQDLAAERDVARANAREAEAALEAARRAVFDARSRLGEAEQQRRHLSERQSELHSVVEEARADLARLEDQHAALQHEASAAAEERAGLASGCEAASQVCQEIAARVRDCDQRYFDWSTETDATRTRLIESLGAGAGLRNERAALERQITAAEDRIQRLKTEGEALAAVRSRLATDLANCQRELDGVLAAVGTAEGDKGQAAADLQRALGARAAAQAEADRWREETASLRSRLESLEELHRSFAGYNDGVRAFMSNGGRERAGAKAVVADVIQIDSGYERAVAAVLGERLQYIVVPSTDAAVEGARYLRESGAGRASFLPVSLRHDAARSVPEDAARLIEHVRIEEGFEPVLQPLLQGVVVVDSLEDARALWVRNGTQATFVTREGEVVEYSGVVTGGSENPLDEGLLLRNSELRTTQEALEVARHNSRLAAEALHAAGEAASRTDGRLSELDRELHRLTVERVRLAGEKQLHEQNTARTEERGRAVQSELDAAARELSAARSRLRDAEAELRRREEEAAALEEQRQLFDSRGKALEAERRELLSELEAARVREAQLRQRLEGVTASASSLMRALEDATGRRDALLRRLERETREIASIAERLRDRGLDLEALQGRAAETTEQLAACEQRGAALRAAMAEIDARWDATARRLEAVRAELGRFELRRKEMELERSALLESANERLGIHAEELLRVAPAEAEPAALAADLEAVRGKIRRLGTVNLGAVIELEEIETRLAELTRQRDDLERSIEDLRGTIARLNRLSRKRFQECFEEVNKIFQVTFPKLFHGGKASLALTDPENLLETGVEIFVQPPGKRLGNLDLLSGGEKALTAISLIFALFLFKPSPFCVLDEVDAPLDEANIGRFTRMVAEMSDRSQFLLITHNKRTMEVCDTLYGVTMPEPGVSRMVSVDLSQAA